The Microbacterium foliorum genome has a window encoding:
- a CDS encoding TetR/AcrR family transcriptional regulator, whose product MTSTSRAGRPRASSRETLADAACELFLERGYDATSVADITQRAGVSRSSFFNYFSSKSDVLWSGLDDRIAAAVDDLSAVPQDRQGSEVRRILTTLVADFAPDSLALAMTNASAMGLDDELVQDAALRQARLSAALRDLALRSGVAAVAADIVAATWSAAVLAAVRAWAESGAGRGTVSERFDDAVQAVDALPWRASTR is encoded by the coding sequence ATGACCAGCACGAGCCGCGCCGGACGCCCCAGGGCGTCATCCCGCGAGACGCTGGCCGACGCTGCATGCGAGCTCTTCCTCGAGCGCGGCTACGACGCGACCTCCGTGGCTGACATCACCCAGCGGGCAGGGGTGAGCCGGTCGAGCTTCTTCAACTACTTCTCCTCGAAGAGCGACGTGCTGTGGTCGGGCTTGGACGACCGGATCGCGGCAGCGGTCGATGACCTGAGCGCCGTGCCGCAGGATCGCCAGGGAAGCGAGGTCCGGCGGATCCTCACGACCCTGGTCGCGGACTTCGCACCGGACAGTCTTGCCCTCGCCATGACGAACGCGTCCGCGATGGGGCTCGACGATGAACTGGTGCAGGATGCGGCGCTGCGCCAGGCACGGCTCTCGGCGGCACTTCGAGACCTCGCCCTGCGGTCGGGCGTCGCCGCGGTGGCCGCGGACATCGTCGCCGCCACCTGGTCGGCGGCCGTCCTCGCGGCAGTGCGGGCATGGGCGGAGAGCGGCGCCGGGCGGGGCACGGTCTCGGAGAGGTTCGACGACGCGGTGCAGGCCGTCGACGCGCTGCCCTGGCGGGCGTCGACGCGCTGA
- the ffh gene encoding signal recognition particle protein yields the protein MATFGTLSDRLTETFRNLRTKGKLTAADVDGTVREIRRALLDADVALVVVKEFTAKVRERALGDEVNKALNPAQQVVQIVNEELVQILGGEQRRLRFAKTAPTVIMLAGLQGSGKTTFAGKLAKQLEGEGHTPLLVAADLQRPNAVNQLQVVAAQAGATVYAPEPGNGVGDPVRVSRDGVEHARRHQHDVVIIDTAGRLGVDAELMKQASDIRKATDPDEVLFVIDAMIGQDAVNTAKAFQEGVDFTGVVLSKLDGDARGGAALSVASVTGRPIIFASTGERLEDLEPFYPDRMASRILDLGDILTLIEQAQQAFDEEEAVKMAEKLATEQFTLEDFLDQLQQMKKMGSMKKMLGMLPGMGQMKQQLDDFDEREIDRTEAIIRSMTPGERRNPKVLNGSRRLRIARGSGMTVTDVNQLVQRFDQAAKMMKTVARGGTPNIPGMGSMPGMGKPGASSKRGKKGKSAAGSRSGNPAKRAAENAGIAPSSSPTGSGFGLGGAKAPSEADLAEIQKLFGKG from the coding sequence ATGGCTACCTTTGGCACGCTCTCCGATCGGCTCACCGAGACCTTCCGCAATCTGCGCACGAAGGGAAAGCTCACCGCGGCCGACGTCGACGGCACAGTGCGCGAGATCCGTCGCGCACTGCTCGATGCCGACGTCGCGCTCGTCGTCGTCAAGGAGTTCACTGCGAAGGTGCGCGAGCGAGCACTGGGTGATGAGGTCAACAAGGCGCTCAACCCGGCGCAGCAGGTCGTGCAGATCGTCAACGAGGAGCTCGTCCAGATCCTGGGCGGAGAGCAGCGCCGCCTGCGGTTCGCCAAGACCGCGCCGACCGTGATCATGCTCGCAGGACTGCAGGGCTCAGGAAAGACGACCTTCGCCGGCAAGCTCGCCAAGCAGCTCGAGGGAGAGGGGCACACGCCTCTGCTCGTCGCCGCCGACCTGCAGCGTCCGAACGCCGTCAACCAGCTGCAGGTCGTGGCCGCGCAGGCGGGCGCCACGGTCTACGCCCCCGAACCCGGCAACGGCGTCGGTGACCCGGTGCGCGTGTCACGCGACGGCGTCGAGCATGCGCGTCGTCACCAGCACGATGTCGTCATCATCGACACCGCCGGTCGTCTCGGTGTCGATGCCGAGCTGATGAAGCAGGCTTCGGACATCCGCAAGGCGACAGACCCCGACGAGGTGCTCTTCGTCATCGACGCGATGATCGGTCAGGATGCGGTCAACACCGCGAAGGCCTTCCAGGAGGGTGTGGACTTCACCGGCGTCGTGCTCTCCAAGCTCGACGGTGACGCGCGCGGTGGTGCAGCGCTGTCCGTCGCCTCGGTGACCGGCCGGCCGATCATCTTCGCCTCGACCGGCGAGCGACTCGAGGACCTCGAGCCCTTCTACCCCGACCGTATGGCGAGTCGCATCCTCGACCTCGGTGACATCCTCACCCTCATCGAACAGGCCCAGCAGGCCTTCGATGAGGAAGAGGCCGTCAAGATGGCCGAGAAGCTCGCCACCGAGCAGTTCACCCTCGAAGACTTCCTCGACCAGCTTCAGCAGATGAAGAAGATGGGATCGATGAAGAAGATGCTGGGGATGCTCCCCGGCATGGGGCAGATGAAGCAGCAGCTCGATGACTTCGATGAGCGCGAGATCGATCGCACCGAGGCCATCATCCGGTCGATGACGCCGGGCGAGCGCCGCAACCCGAAGGTCCTGAACGGATCGCGTCGGCTGCGCATCGCGCGCGGCTCAGGGATGACGGTCACCGACGTCAATCAGCTCGTGCAGCGCTTCGACCAGGCGGCCAAGATGATGAAGACCGTCGCACGCGGAGGCACACCGAACATTCCGGGTATGGGATCGATGCCCGGAATGGGCAAGCCCGGCGCGTCGTCGAAGCGCGGCAAGAAGGGCAAGTCCGCCGCCGGTTCTCGCTCCGGTAACCCCGCGAAGCGCGCTGCCGAGAACGCGGGGATCGCGCCGTCTTCGTCGCCGACGGGATCGGGCTTCGGCCTCGGCGGTGCGAAGGCGCCCAGCGAAGCCGACCTCGCCGAGATCCAGAAACTGTTCGGCAAGGGCTGA
- a CDS encoding MIP/aquaporin family protein, whose translation MTDVNLGLYFLSEFVGTAMLILLGCGVVANVALAKNKGFGGGFLMVNWGWGLAVFVGVLASAYSGAILNPAVGIGLLIGGKIDFSQFAVATGAELLGAIVGAILTWLAYKQHFDEEPDAANKLGVFSTGPAIRSYGWNLVTEIIGTFVLVFAVFAFADYGVADIGTPGGLGPLSALPVALVVVAIGASLGGPTGYAINPARDLGPRIAHAILPIKGKGSSDWSYSWVPVVGPLIGGALAALAAPVLLNLA comes from the coding sequence ATGACTGATGTGAATCTCGGTCTCTACTTCCTGTCGGAGTTCGTCGGCACAGCGATGCTGATCCTCCTGGGTTGTGGTGTGGTCGCGAACGTCGCCCTGGCGAAGAACAAGGGCTTCGGCGGCGGCTTCCTGATGGTCAACTGGGGATGGGGCCTCGCGGTCTTCGTCGGTGTCCTCGCCTCCGCGTACTCCGGTGCGATCCTGAACCCCGCCGTCGGCATCGGACTGCTCATCGGCGGGAAGATCGACTTCTCGCAGTTCGCCGTCGCCACCGGCGCCGAGCTCCTCGGTGCCATCGTCGGTGCGATCCTCACCTGGCTCGCCTACAAGCAGCACTTCGACGAGGAGCCCGACGCGGCCAACAAGCTCGGCGTCTTCTCGACCGGCCCGGCGATCCGGTCCTACGGATGGAATCTCGTCACAGAGATCATCGGCACCTTCGTGCTCGTCTTCGCGGTCTTCGCGTTCGCCGACTACGGCGTCGCAGACATCGGTACCCCCGGAGGCCTCGGACCGCTCAGCGCACTGCCCGTCGCCCTCGTCGTGGTGGCCATCGGCGCATCGCTCGGTGGACCGACCGGGTACGCGATCAACCCCGCACGTGACCTCGGTCCTCGTATCGCGCACGCCATCCTGCCGATCAAGGGCAAGGGCTCGAGCGACTGGTCCTACTCGTGGGTTCCGGTCGTGGGCCCGCTGATCGGTGGAGCTCTCGCCGCTCTCGCCGCCCCGGTCCTGCTGAACCTCGCCTGA
- the lipA gene encoding lipoyl synthase: MTAAPEGRKLLRLEIRNAETPIERKPEWIKTKAKMGPEYTALHSLVKSEDLHTVCQEAGCPNIFECWEDREATFLIGGSQCTRRCDFCQIDTGKPDAYDTDEPRRVAESVARMNLRYATVTSVARDDLPDTGAWLNAETVRRIHELNPNTGVELLANEHNADPAFLDQIFDARPEVFAHNVETVPRIFKRIRPAFRYERSLDVLTQGRTAGLITKSNLILGMGEEPEEVVQALQDLHDAGCDIITITQYLRPSPRHLPVSRWVKPAEFVEFKEEAERIGFLGVLAGPLVRSSYRAGRLWAQSMVSKGREIPPHLAHIAESADLGFAQAV, translated from the coding sequence ATGACCGCCGCACCCGAGGGACGCAAGCTCCTCCGCCTCGAGATCCGCAACGCGGAGACCCCCATCGAGCGCAAGCCCGAATGGATCAAGACCAAGGCGAAGATGGGGCCCGAGTACACGGCTCTGCATTCGCTGGTGAAGAGCGAAGACCTCCATACCGTCTGCCAGGAGGCCGGCTGCCCCAACATCTTCGAATGCTGGGAGGACCGCGAGGCGACGTTCCTGATCGGCGGCTCGCAGTGCACGAGACGCTGCGACTTCTGCCAGATCGACACGGGCAAGCCCGACGCCTACGACACCGACGAACCGCGCCGGGTCGCCGAGAGCGTGGCGCGCATGAACCTCCGCTACGCCACAGTCACGAGCGTGGCCCGCGACGACCTCCCCGACACCGGCGCATGGCTCAACGCCGAGACCGTCCGCAGGATCCACGAGCTCAACCCGAACACGGGTGTCGAGCTGCTGGCGAACGAGCACAACGCGGATCCCGCATTCCTCGACCAGATCTTCGACGCGCGTCCCGAGGTGTTCGCGCACAATGTCGAGACGGTGCCCCGCATCTTCAAGCGCATCCGTCCGGCATTCCGGTACGAGCGCTCACTCGACGTGCTCACCCAGGGGCGCACCGCGGGCCTGATCACCAAGTCCAACCTCATCCTCGGCATGGGCGAGGAACCGGAGGAGGTGGTGCAGGCGCTGCAGGACCTGCATGACGCCGGGTGCGACATCATCACCATCACCCAGTACCTGCGCCCGTCGCCTCGGCACCTGCCGGTCTCCCGGTGGGTGAAGCCCGCAGAGTTCGTGGAGTTCAAGGAGGAGGCGGAGCGGATCGGCTTCCTCGGCGTGCTCGCCGGTCCCCTGGTGCGCTCGTCATACCGCGCCGGTCGCCTGTGGGCCCAGTCGATGGTGTCGAAGGGACGGGAGATCCCCCCGCACCTCGCGCATATCGCCGAGAGCGCCGACCTCGGGTTCGCTCAGGCCGTCTGA
- the glpK gene encoding glycerol kinase GlpK — protein sequence MADYILAIDQGTTSSRAIIFDKKGSIIATGQKEHEQILPKAGWVEHDASEIWRNVQEVIGLALSRADLTRHDIAAVGITNQRETAVVWDKTTGKPAYNAIVWQDTRTQAIVDRLAADGGVERFKPIVGLPLATYFSGTKIAWILENVDGAREKAEAGDLIFGTTDSWVLWNLTGGVDGGVHVTDVTNASRTMFMDLETLEWRDDILEAFGVPRSMMPEIRSSSEVYGAAEDSSLLRETPIAGILGDQQAATFGQAAFQQGESKNTYGTGCFLIFNTGEEIVHSKNGLLTTVGYKLGDQPTHYALEGSIAVTGSLIQWLRDQLGIISSAPEVEELAEKVEDNGGVYIVPAFSGLFAPYWRPDARGAIVGLTRYANKNHIARAALEAVAFQTRDVLDAVNADAGVDLTELKVDGGMVANDALMQFQADVLGVPVVRPVVAETTALGAAYAAGLAVGFWNGLDDLSANWQEDRRWEPSLDEAERDRQLRLWRKAVDKSMDWVDEDVK from the coding sequence ATGGCTGACTACATCCTCGCCATCGACCAGGGAACCACATCGAGCCGCGCGATCATCTTCGACAAGAAGGGCAGCATCATCGCGACGGGCCAGAAGGAGCACGAGCAGATCCTGCCCAAGGCCGGGTGGGTCGAGCACGATGCCTCCGAGATCTGGCGCAACGTGCAGGAGGTCATCGGTCTGGCATTGAGCCGCGCCGACCTGACCCGTCATGACATCGCCGCGGTCGGAATCACCAACCAGCGCGAGACCGCAGTCGTCTGGGACAAGACCACCGGCAAGCCCGCCTACAACGCCATCGTCTGGCAGGACACCCGTACGCAGGCGATCGTCGACCGCCTCGCGGCGGACGGCGGCGTCGAGCGCTTCAAGCCCATCGTCGGCCTTCCGCTCGCGACCTACTTCTCGGGCACGAAGATCGCGTGGATCCTCGAGAACGTCGACGGGGCCCGCGAGAAGGCGGAGGCCGGTGACCTGATCTTCGGCACCACCGACAGCTGGGTGCTCTGGAACCTCACGGGCGGCGTCGACGGCGGCGTGCACGTCACGGACGTCACGAACGCCTCGCGCACGATGTTCATGGATCTCGAGACGCTCGAGTGGCGTGACGACATCCTCGAGGCCTTCGGCGTCCCGCGCTCGATGATGCCGGAGATCCGCTCCTCCTCCGAGGTCTACGGCGCCGCAGAGGACTCCTCGCTGCTGCGGGAGACCCCGATCGCAGGCATCCTCGGCGACCAGCAGGCCGCCACCTTCGGCCAGGCCGCGTTCCAGCAGGGCGAGAGCAAGAACACCTACGGCACCGGTTGCTTCCTGATCTTCAACACGGGCGAGGAGATCGTCCACTCGAAGAACGGCCTGCTGACCACCGTCGGCTACAAGCTCGGCGACCAGCCCACGCACTACGCGCTCGAGGGCTCGATCGCCGTCACCGGGTCGCTGATCCAGTGGCTGCGCGATCAGCTGGGGATCATCTCCTCTGCCCCCGAGGTCGAGGAGCTGGCCGAGAAGGTCGAGGACAACGGCGGCGTGTACATCGTGCCGGCCTTCTCCGGCCTGTTCGCCCCGTACTGGCGCCCGGACGCGCGCGGCGCGATCGTCGGTCTCACCCGCTACGCGAACAAGAACCACATCGCGCGCGCCGCTCTGGAGGCCGTGGCCTTCCAGACCCGCGACGTGCTCGACGCGGTGAACGCGGATGCGGGCGTGGATCTCACCGAGCTCAAGGTCGACGGCGGCATGGTCGCGAACGATGCGCTCATGCAGTTCCAGGCGGACGTCCTCGGCGTGCCGGTGGTCCGTCCCGTGGTCGCAGAGACCACCGCCCTCGGCGCGGCATACGCGGCCGGGCTCGCGGTCGGCTTCTGGAACGGTCTCGACGACCTCTCCGCGAACTGGCAGGAGGACCGCCGGTGGGAGCCGTCGCTCGACGAGGCCGAGCGCGATCGCCAGCTGCGCCTGTGGCGCAAGGCCGTCGACAAGTCGATGGACTGGGTCGACGAAGACGTGAAGTGA
- the ftsY gene encoding signal recognition particle-docking protein FtsY: MAEKSWSLTRALRGMFVKPTIDETTWEDLETALITADFGPDISERVVDELREKVERFRTTDPQDLQRMLRETLEEHFAKFDTTLKLTERPAVVLVVGVNGVGKTTTIGKFTKFLRGFQRSVVVGAADTFRAAAVDQLATWAQRGGAAIVRPQQEGQDPASVAFQTIEYAKREGIEIAIIDTAGRLHTKGGLMDELTKIRRVIEKQAPISEVLLVLDATTGQNGVMQAEAFLEHAGVTGLVLTKLDGSAKAGFVLAVQERTGIPVKLLGQGEGIDDLTGFTPHVFVQSLVG; this comes from the coding sequence ATGGCGGAGAAGTCCTGGTCCCTCACCCGTGCACTGCGCGGGATGTTCGTCAAGCCCACGATCGACGAGACGACGTGGGAAGACCTCGAGACGGCGCTGATCACGGCGGACTTCGGTCCGGACATCAGCGAGCGCGTCGTCGACGAACTGCGTGAGAAGGTCGAGCGTTTCCGCACCACCGATCCGCAGGATCTGCAGCGCATGCTCCGCGAGACGCTCGAGGAACATTTCGCGAAGTTCGATACCACGCTGAAGCTCACCGAACGGCCGGCCGTGGTGCTCGTCGTCGGGGTGAACGGCGTCGGCAAGACCACGACCATCGGCAAGTTCACCAAGTTCCTCCGCGGATTCCAGCGCAGCGTGGTCGTCGGCGCTGCCGACACGTTCCGCGCGGCCGCGGTCGACCAACTGGCCACCTGGGCGCAGCGCGGCGGCGCCGCCATCGTACGCCCCCAGCAGGAGGGGCAGGATCCGGCATCCGTCGCCTTCCAGACCATCGAGTACGCCAAGCGCGAGGGCATCGAGATCGCGATCATCGACACCGCGGGCAGGCTGCACACCAAGGGCGGTCTGATGGACGAGCTCACCAAGATCCGTCGGGTCATCGAGAAGCAGGCTCCGATCAGCGAGGTGCTGCTGGTGCTCGATGCCACCACGGGTCAGAACGGCGTCATGCAGGCCGAGGCGTTCCTCGAGCACGCGGGGGTGACGGGGCTGGTCCTCACCAAGCTCGACGGCTCCGCCAAAGCAGGTTTCGTCCTCGCCGTCCAGGAGCGCACCGGCATCCCGGTCAAGCTCCTCGGACAGGGCGAGGGAATCGACGATCTCACCGGATTCACCCCCCATGTCTTCGTCCAGTCGCTCGTCGGCTGA
- the lipB gene encoding lipoyl(octanoyl) transferase LipB, whose protein sequence is MTTLDILTPGLAPDCIPYAEGWDLQRRVHADVVSGVRPDTLILLEHEAVYTAGKRTEPQERPHDGTPVIDVDRGGKITWHGPGQLVGYPIVRLPEPMDVVAHVRRLERVLIDVLRPFGVDGYQVDGRSGVWVRRPLSEDKVAAIGVRVQQGVTMHGFAINCDNSLAGFGGIIPCGITDAGVTTVSEVVGADLSPADIVDAVSAAFLAEYSTAHHAGVPA, encoded by the coding sequence ATGACCACGCTCGACATCCTGACTCCGGGCCTCGCGCCTGACTGCATCCCCTATGCCGAGGGATGGGATCTGCAGCGCCGCGTGCACGCCGACGTGGTCTCAGGCGTTCGCCCCGACACGCTCATCCTTCTGGAACACGAGGCCGTGTACACGGCGGGCAAGCGCACGGAACCACAGGAGAGACCCCACGACGGCACGCCCGTCATCGATGTCGATCGCGGTGGGAAGATCACCTGGCACGGCCCGGGGCAGCTCGTCGGGTATCCGATCGTCCGCCTCCCTGAGCCGATGGACGTCGTGGCCCATGTGCGTCGTCTCGAACGCGTGCTGATCGACGTGCTGCGCCCATTCGGTGTCGACGGATATCAGGTCGACGGCCGGAGCGGCGTCTGGGTGCGTCGCCCCCTCTCGGAGGACAAGGTCGCCGCGATCGGTGTGCGTGTGCAGCAGGGCGTCACCATGCACGGCTTCGCGATCAACTGCGACAACAGCCTCGCCGGTTTCGGAGGCATCATCCCCTGCGGCATCACCGACGCGGGCGTCACGACTGTGAGCGAGGTCGTCGGAGCTGACCTCTCCCCCGCCGACATCGTCGACGCCGTGTCCGCCGCCTTCCTCGCCGAGTACTCGACCGCCCACCACGCAGGAGTTCCCGCATGA
- a CDS encoding DUF2004 domain-containing protein, producing the protein MAIEHDYFGLLSSGPDGSIFWSETVELGDQSVTVDLTAPDQDDVSTDALDIAASLIAGLESVDDTSRRGMLAEVDDRTSEVTEYILQQQEAYGDELEDVLVDVSGDAAVDIIRSLRLMSMTILADEHGGSEPFAVLEYALDAGTTDDVLLVNLGSDGSVQSVMSAD; encoded by the coding sequence ATGGCGATCGAACACGACTACTTCGGACTCCTGTCGTCAGGACCCGACGGCTCGATCTTCTGGTCGGAGACCGTGGAACTCGGTGACCAGAGCGTCACCGTCGATCTCACGGCCCCTGATCAGGACGACGTCTCCACTGACGCCCTCGACATCGCAGCGTCGCTGATCGCCGGGCTGGAGAGCGTCGACGACACCTCCCGCCGTGGGATGCTCGCAGAGGTCGACGACCGCACCAGCGAGGTGACCGAGTACATCCTGCAGCAGCAGGAGGCGTACGGCGACGAGCTGGAGGATGTGCTGGTCGATGTGAGCGGCGATGCCGCCGTCGACATCATCCGCTCGCTGCGGCTGATGAGCATGACGATCCTGGCCGACGAGCACGGAGGATCCGAGCCGTTCGCCGTGCTCGAGTACGCACTCGACGCCGGCACCACAGACGATGTGCTGCTCGTGAACCTCGGTTCCGACGGCAGCGTGCAGTCGGTGATGAGTGCCGACTGA
- a CDS encoding EamA family transporter, which yields MNRTATLLLTALAPISWGTTYLVTTALLPAGHPLLAGVLRALPAGIIALAIGGTLPRGGWWGKAVILGILNIGAFFALLFVAAERLPGGVAAAVAGVQPLIILALGALVVQERIRPTAATAAVVGAAGVALIVLSPAASLDLLGVLAATGGVTATALGMVLTKRWGRPSGVGPVAYAGWQLTAGGLFLLPLTLMFEGLPPAIDGTAALGYLWLGSVGGLLAYTLWFRGIQQLPVIAPGLLALLSPVVAAILGTLVAGERFAPVQTVGLALVLLALVAGQLGALRRPRA from the coding sequence ATGAACCGCACCGCGACACTCCTCCTCACTGCGCTGGCCCCGATCTCCTGGGGCACCACGTACCTGGTGACGACCGCGCTCCTCCCCGCAGGTCATCCCCTTCTGGCAGGCGTGCTGAGGGCTCTCCCCGCCGGCATCATCGCTCTCGCGATCGGCGGCACGCTGCCGCGTGGGGGCTGGTGGGGCAAAGCCGTGATCCTCGGCATCCTCAACATCGGCGCCTTCTTCGCGCTCCTTTTCGTCGCTGCAGAGCGGCTGCCCGGAGGTGTCGCCGCCGCCGTGGCCGGCGTGCAGCCACTGATCATCCTCGCGTTGGGCGCACTCGTCGTGCAGGAGCGCATCCGCCCGACGGCGGCGACTGCCGCCGTCGTAGGCGCGGCCGGCGTGGCACTGATCGTGCTGAGTCCGGCGGCATCGCTCGACCTGCTCGGTGTGCTCGCGGCGACCGGGGGCGTGACCGCGACCGCTCTCGGGATGGTTCTCACCAAACGCTGGGGTCGGCCGTCCGGCGTCGGCCCTGTCGCGTATGCGGGCTGGCAGCTGACCGCCGGTGGGCTCTTTCTGCTGCCGCTCACGCTCATGTTCGAAGGTCTCCCCCCGGCGATCGACGGCACTGCAGCCCTCGGCTACCTGTGGCTCGGGAGCGTCGGCGGCCTGCTCGCGTACACGCTCTGGTTCCGCGGCATCCAGCAGCTGCCGGTGATCGCGCCGGGGTTGCTCGCGCTGCTCTCCCCCGTGGTCGCAGCGATTCTGGGCACGCTGGTCGCCGGAGAGAGGTTCGCTCCTGTGCAGACGGTCGGCCTCGCACTCGTCCTGCTGGCTCTCGTCGCGGGGCAGCTCGGAGCGCTGCGCCGCCCTCGCGCCTGA
- a CDS encoding LysR family transcriptional regulator: MELQQLRYVIEVAATSSFTRAAERCFVTQSALSHQVAALERELGERLFVRSSRSVRVTEAGEAFLEHARTAVAAAENARDAASSAGGRVVGTLRLGIIPTVTALDVPALIARFRSAHPDARVELTVGNSDALVDALRRGELDAALLGLRPGVEPRGVAVRELSRERLVAAVPRAHRLAGRRRVRLADLADETFADFPSGTSGRAQSDAAFAAAGIARDVAFEADSAALMLGLVSAGVAVTLLAPGAVASAASGVVAVAVSDGPERIEYAAWDARSPRGVTSALLRAIEGLAPVGRDAATPDDEAGPDDEAGPDDEAGPEESSEPAPSRH, from the coding sequence ATGGAACTGCAGCAGCTGAGGTACGTCATCGAGGTCGCCGCGACGTCGAGCTTCACCCGCGCGGCGGAGCGATGCTTCGTGACGCAATCCGCTCTCAGCCATCAGGTGGCAGCACTCGAGCGCGAGCTCGGAGAGCGTCTGTTCGTCCGATCGAGTCGCAGCGTCCGCGTCACCGAGGCGGGGGAGGCCTTCCTCGAGCACGCGCGCACCGCAGTCGCCGCGGCAGAGAACGCCAGGGATGCGGCGAGCTCGGCAGGAGGACGGGTCGTGGGCACGCTCCGTCTGGGCATCATCCCCACGGTCACCGCGCTCGACGTGCCCGCGCTCATCGCGCGATTCCGCTCCGCCCATCCGGACGCCAGGGTCGAGCTCACCGTCGGGAACAGCGACGCGCTCGTCGACGCGCTGCGCCGGGGCGAGCTCGATGCCGCACTGCTCGGCCTGCGGCCAGGCGTGGAGCCTCGCGGCGTCGCGGTGCGTGAGCTCTCGCGGGAGCGGCTCGTGGCAGCGGTGCCGCGAGCACATCGCCTGGCTGGGCGCCGGCGCGTGCGCCTGGCCGACCTCGCGGACGAGACCTTCGCGGACTTCCCGTCCGGCACGTCGGGGCGCGCGCAGAGCGACGCCGCATTCGCTGCGGCGGGCATCGCGCGTGACGTGGCCTTCGAGGCGGACTCTGCCGCGCTCATGCTCGGACTCGTGAGCGCCGGGGTCGCCGTGACGCTGCTGGCGCCGGGGGCGGTCGCCTCCGCCGCCTCCGGCGTGGTCGCCGTCGCGGTGTCCGACGGGCCGGAGCGGATCGAGTACGCGGCGTGGGACGCCCGCTCGCCACGCGGTGTCACATCCGCTCTGCTCCGCGCGATCGAGGGGCTCGCCCCGGTCGGGAGAGACGCGGCGACCCCTGACGACGAAGCGGGCCCCGACGACGAAGCGGGCCCGGACGACGAAGCGGGCCCGGAGGAATCCTCCGAGCCCGCTCCCTCACGACACTGA